AGGTCCTGCGCGTTGGCGATCTCGGCGCGGATCTGCTCCAGCGAGGTCGCCGGCAGCAGCGGCTCCACGACCGCCATCAGGTCCTCGTCGGCCACGATGTGCTGCGCGAGGGCGAGCGCGTGCGGGCGCTCGTACGGTCCGCAGACCACCGGCTCCCACTCCTCCTCGTCGTCGAGCGGGCCGAAGGTGATGATCCAGGGAAGGTCCAGCTGCGGCGCGCCGGCCGGCAGCTCCAAAGTCACGAGTGCACCCACGCGACCATCATCGAGCTTCGCGGGGCCTTTTGGCGGGAGGTTCCGCCGATATCCTGCGCGGCGCGGGCGTGTCGCCGCCGTCGGCGAGGCGCGCCGCGCGCTCGGCCGCGTCGTCCTCCCGCGCGGCCCGTTCGGCCTCCTCCGCCGCGGCCTCGATCCCGGTCCGGAACTCGGCCGTCGTCTCCGCCTCGGCCTTGGCCAGGTCGGCGGGCGGGACCCATTCCAGGTGGTGTTTGCGGGGGCGGCCCCAGGCCAGGTCGAACACCTTGCCCCGGCCGGACGTCGCGGCGTACGCCACCGCCCACAGCACGACCTGGTTGAAGAGGTAGAGGTAGAGCAGCAGACCCACGGACGCGGCGACCGCCACGTAGGCCGGGTTGTTCTCGGTGCGCTGTACGAAGTAGCGGCCGAAGTAGTTGAGCAGGGTCAGCCCGACGCCGATGATGCCGACCGCGGGCAGCAGCCGGCGCGGCGTCATGTGGACCCGGGGCAGCACGGTGACCAGCGCGAACCCGATCAGCGCGTTGACCACGACGGCGAGCGCGTAGCCGGCGACCTTGACCCAGAAGGCGCCGGTGGACTCCGGGATCAGGTCGAAGACGTTCTCCAGCCCGTCGATCACGGTGAGCGAGACGGCGATGAGCAGCCCGAGCGCGATCAGCATGCCCAGGTCGGTCAGGCGAAGCACGAGGAAGTTGCCGGGATGCTGGTCCAGCCCCCAGATGGCGCGCTGGGAGGAGCGCCACGCGTCCACCCAGCCGATCCCGGCCAGCACCAGGCTGATCACACCGATCCACTGGATCGACGTCGCGGCCGCCTTCAGCTGGCCGGTGTCGATCGACGGCAGGTAGAGCTTCAGGAAGCGGTCGACCTCGGCGACCAGGCTCGCGTTGGCGGAGAAGACCTTCACCAGCACCGCGTACGCCACCATCGCCATCGCGTACGCGGCGAAGAAGGCGTAGTAGGCGATGGCCGCGGCCAGCCGCCCGGCGAGCACGTCGGCGTAGCGCTCCTTCATCCGCCACAGATGGTCGAACCTCGCGGACCGCTTCCGGGTCCGGTCCACCAGCTGGTCATAACGTGCGCCGACGACCTCGGTCATCCGCTGCACCCAACCCACGACGGCCACCACGCCCACATCCTCCCCGACCGCCACCACCGCAGAGAAAGGAAGGGCACCTTCTTGACGGACGTCCGTGTAGAAGGTGCCCTTCCTGACTCTTCGCGGATCAGGCGGTGAGCCAGACCGCCGTGTCCGCGGGGATGCGGCCATCGGTGTGCAGCGGGCCGCTGGCGAGCAGGACGTCGCCGGTCAGGCCCAGTTCGGCGAGGTCGAGCACGCGGTCGGCGATGTTGACGACGACCACGACGCCGGGCTCGCGGCGGAAGGCCAGCACGCCCTCAGGCGCGTCCAGCCAGTCCACCCGGCCCCCGCCGAGCGCGGGCAGCTCCCGGCGCAGCCGCAGCGCGGCGCGGTAGAAGTTCAGCGTCGAGTCCGGATCGGTCTCCTGGACCTGCGCGGTGACCGCCTCCCACTTGGCCGGCTGCGGCAGCCACGGCGTGCCCTGGCCGTCCGGGTTGAACCGGAAGCCCTCGGCCTGCGTGCCGCCCCAGGGCAGCGGGACCCGGCAGCCGTCCCGGCTCTCGCCGGTGCGCTTGAAGGACGGGTCCTCGCGCAGCTCGTCCGGCAGGTCCAGGACCTCGTTGAGGCCAAGCTCCTCGCCGTTGTAGAGGTACGCCGAGCCGGGCAGCGCCAGCATCAGCAGCGTCGCCGCGCGGGCCCGGCGCAGGCCCAGCTCGCCGTCGCCGTAGCGGGTGACGTGCCGGAACTTGTCGTGGTTGGACAGCACCCAGGTGGTCGGCGCGCCGACCAGGTCCGCCTCGGCCAGCGACTTGTCGATGATGGTGCGGAACGACGCCGGGTCGAAGTCGGCCATCATGAAGTCGAAGTTGAAGGCCTGGTGCAGCTCGTCGCGGCCGATGTAGCGGGCCAGCCGCTCCGCCGACTCCACCCACGCCTCGGCCACG
The Catellatospora sp. IY07-71 DNA segment above includes these coding regions:
- a CDS encoding YihY/virulence factor BrkB family protein, translating into MVAVVGWVQRMTEVVGARYDQLVDRTRKRSARFDHLWRMKERYADVLAGRLAAAIAYYAFFAAYAMAMVAYAVLVKVFSANASLVAEVDRFLKLYLPSIDTGQLKAAATSIQWIGVISLVLAGIGWVDAWRSSQRAIWGLDQHPGNFLVLRLTDLGMLIALGLLIAVSLTVIDGLENVFDLIPESTGAFWVKVAGYALAVVVNALIGFALVTVLPRVHMTPRRLLPAVGIIGVGLTLLNYFGRYFVQRTENNPAYVAVAASVGLLLYLYLFNQVVLWAVAYAATSGRGKVFDLAWGRPRKHHLEWVPPADLAKAEAETTAEFRTGIEAAAEEAERAAREDDAAERAARLADGGDTPAPRRISAEPPAKRPREAR
- a CDS encoding glycoside hydrolase family 13 protein; translation: MTTQATDDWWRDAVVYQIYPRSFADADGDGTGDLQGVRGKLPYLRDLGIDAIWLSPFYTSPLADGGYDVADYRDVDPRFGTLADFDAMLKDAHALGIRIIVDLVPNHSSDQHQWFQEALAAAPGSPERERYMFREGLGEHGELPPNDWESIFGGRAWTRVPDGQWYLHLFAPEQPDLNWDNPEVRAEFRDVLRFWLDRGVDGFRIDVAHGMVKAEGLPSVGRTTDDGGRQVEMLGSERLPYFDQDGVHDIYREWRPILDAYPGGRMAVAEAWVESAERLARYIGRDELHQAFNFDFMMADFDPASFRTIIDKSLAEADLVGAPTTWVLSNHDKFRHVTRYGDGELGLRRARAATLLMLALPGSAYLYNGEELGLNEVLDLPDELREDPSFKRTGESRDGCRVPLPWGGTQAEGFRFNPDGQGTPWLPQPAKWEAVTAQVQETDPDSTLNFYRAALRLRRELPALGGGRVDWLDAPEGVLAFRREPGVVVVVNIADRVLDLAELGLTGDVLLASGPLHTDGRIPADTAVWLTA